A region of Streptomyces paludis DNA encodes the following proteins:
- a CDS encoding helix-turn-helix transcriptional regulator yields the protein MPKTSARLLALLSLLQARRDWPGALLAERLEISPRTVRRDVDRLRELGYPIVAFKGPDGGYRLDAGADLPPLLFDDEQAVALAVALQAATTSGAGIEEAAARALTTVRQVMPARLRHRIDTFRVTTVDGPAEGTRPRADSGVLMALGAAVHARETLRFDYASVSAPGADDDPARSRARRTQPHHLVTRGGRWYLVAWDLDREDWRIFRADRITPRVPTGPRFTPRALPGGDVAAFVNSRFRGFDGFDGSGGADGSGGWPCRGEVILHLPAAVVSRYARDGLVEQLGPDRCRLVLGSWSWAGLAAAIGRFDADIEVVGPAELRNAFAHLARRYADAASG from the coding sequence ATGCCGAAGACCTCAGCACGACTGCTCGCCCTGCTCTCGCTGCTCCAGGCACGCAGGGACTGGCCCGGCGCGCTCCTGGCGGAGCGGCTGGAGATCAGCCCGCGCACCGTGCGCCGCGATGTCGACCGGCTGCGGGAGCTGGGCTATCCCATCGTGGCCTTCAAAGGGCCCGACGGCGGGTACCGGCTCGACGCCGGCGCCGATCTGCCGCCGCTGCTGTTCGACGACGAGCAGGCCGTCGCCCTGGCCGTCGCACTCCAGGCCGCCACCACCAGCGGCGCCGGTATCGAGGAAGCCGCGGCGCGCGCCCTGACCACCGTCCGGCAGGTCATGCCCGCCCGGCTGCGCCACCGTATCGACACCTTCCGCGTCACCACCGTGGACGGACCCGCCGAGGGCACGCGACCGCGCGCCGACAGCGGTGTGCTCATGGCACTCGGTGCCGCCGTACACGCCCGCGAGACGCTGCGCTTCGACTACGCCTCCGTCTCCGCGCCGGGCGCGGACGACGATCCGGCGCGGTCCCGGGCGCGCCGGACGCAGCCCCACCATCTCGTCACCCGGGGCGGGCGCTGGTACCTCGTCGCTTGGGACCTCGACCGGGAGGACTGGCGGATCTTCCGCGCCGACCGCATCACCCCGCGCGTTCCCACCGGCCCCCGGTTCACCCCGCGCGCGCTGCCCGGCGGGGATGTCGCCGCCTTCGTGAACAGCAGATTCCGGGGCTTCGACGGCTTCGACGGGTCCGGTGGCGCGGACGGCTCCGGCGGCTGGCCCTGCCGCGGCGAGGTGATCCTCCATCTGCCCGCCGCCGTCGTCTCGCGCTACGCGCGCGACGGACTGGTCGAGCAGCTCGGCCCGGACCGCTGCCGGCTCGTCCTCGGCTCGTGGTCATGGGCCGGTCTGGCCGCCGCCATCGGCCGGTTCGACGCCGATATCGAGGTCGTCGGACCGGCCGAACTCAGGAACGCCTTCGCACACTTGGCGCGCCGTTACGCCGACGCCGCGTCCGGGTGA